A region of Sphingomonas sp. DNA encodes the following proteins:
- a CDS encoding sigma 54-interacting transcriptional regulator encodes MIGVSETVAKANPTLAAWLEGAGFAVVRFAADTGWAEDPAIRAPEEADAAKPGDLIVDFGAAPALTRATATSPARLSFGQDDLAFGNAMAAELVRPARRPACGEPASARTIEFAERIAVSDASVLLLGETGTGKEGMARYIHAVSPRAKGPFTAVNCAALPETMLEAILFGHRKGSFTGASGDGEGLFRAADGGTLLLDEIAEIPLPLQAKLLRALQEREILPVGAVRAEPIDVRVIACANRDLAAEVEAGRFRADLYWRLNVVPVNLMPLRARRLDIRAIAAAMLLRHCPAGMILPFPTAAAMDRLMNHVWPGNCRELENVIQRALLLHAGERIHAPDLIIDRAAMPRPAVAMSLEDAARSAEAEAIRAALEEVGGHRVHAARRLGISERTLRYRLAEMRAVAA; translated from the coding sequence ATGATCGGAGTGAGCGAGACGGTAGCGAAAGCCAATCCCACGCTGGCCGCATGGCTGGAGGGGGCAGGTTTCGCTGTCGTGCGCTTTGCCGCCGACACCGGTTGGGCCGAAGACCCCGCCATTCGTGCTCCGGAGGAAGCCGATGCCGCGAAGCCGGGTGATCTGATCGTCGATTTCGGCGCTGCGCCGGCCCTGACCCGCGCCACCGCGACTTCCCCTGCGCGTCTATCCTTCGGCCAGGACGATCTCGCCTTCGGCAATGCGATGGCCGCCGAGCTGGTCCGGCCCGCTCGACGCCCCGCCTGCGGCGAGCCCGCGAGCGCCCGGACAATCGAATTCGCCGAACGGATCGCCGTCAGCGACGCCTCCGTCCTGCTGCTCGGCGAAACCGGTACCGGCAAGGAGGGCATGGCCCGCTACATCCACGCCGTATCGCCGCGCGCGAAGGGGCCGTTCACGGCGGTCAATTGCGCCGCGCTGCCCGAAACGATGCTGGAGGCGATCCTGTTCGGTCACCGCAAGGGCAGCTTCACGGGCGCCAGCGGCGACGGGGAAGGCCTGTTCCGCGCTGCGGACGGCGGCACGCTGCTGCTCGACGAGATCGCCGAGATACCGCTGCCCCTCCAGGCCAAGCTGCTGCGCGCGCTCCAGGAGCGCGAGATCCTTCCGGTCGGGGCCGTCCGGGCGGAGCCGATCGACGTGCGCGTCATCGCCTGCGCCAATCGCGATCTGGCCGCCGAGGTCGAAGCCGGCCGTTTCCGCGCCGATCTCTACTGGCGGCTCAATGTCGTCCCGGTGAACCTGATGCCGCTGCGCGCGCGCCGGCTCGACATCCGCGCGATCGCCGCCGCCATGCTGCTGCGCCATTGCCCGGCCGGCATGATTTTGCCGTTTCCGACCGCCGCGGCGATGGACCGGCTGATGAACCATGTCTGGCCCGGCAACTGCCGGGAGCTGGAAAACGTCATTCAACGCGCGCTGCTGCTGCATGCCGGCGAGCGCATCCACGCGCCCGATCTGATCATCGACCGCGCCGCAATGCCGCGCCCCGCCGTCGCCATGTCGCTCGAGGATGCCGCGCGCTCGGCCGAGGCGGAGGCGATCCGCGCCGCGCTCGAGGAAGTCGGCGGCCATCGCGTCCATGCCGCGCGCCGCCTCGGCATCAGTGAACGAACCCTGCGCTACCGGCTCGCCGAAATGCGCGCCGTGGCCGCCTAG
- a CDS encoding flagellar hook-length control protein FliK, protein MPGAAAPAEGEGGDVFASLLSIVPSGETILDGPGLPDADVPVFDAQVRPVTDGETVSAGQEDEAGDAANAADEAEDDGAAPQAFTPAADVIPILQAQAGYPVTVTVAMPAQTPAPVSTDAELLAAQVQIPAAPVPLKPVVAEASAPAVPGEGKASKSVPQPTVPISASPGHDGETPESDAPVLPQPVKAALKAALARAKAGQAEAAEAPAGIVKAGRPVAAKATPSASASTPAIQTPAPSVPVQAQPVSAVAAPIATDSTVQPAPVQRAAAPLPPPADQAIERELDLAHDSEWLDRLARDIVRSGANDGPMRFRLHPQTLGHLRIELTQGDNGTNVRLIAETEAARAIIADAQPRLLLEARAQGVRIAHAEVDLAGTGHQASGDPRRQEDGRQPNFIRTARGVGLDAAPVAEPGRASSDRYA, encoded by the coding sequence GTGCCCGGCGCCGCTGCGCCCGCCGAAGGCGAGGGCGGCGATGTCTTCGCCAGCCTGCTTTCAATCGTACCGTCCGGCGAGACGATCCTGGATGGCCCTGGCCTGCCCGATGCGGACGTGCCGGTCTTCGACGCGCAGGTCCGCCCCGTGACGGACGGCGAAACTGTGTCGGCCGGCCAGGAAGACGAAGCTGGCGATGCGGCAAATGCGGCCGACGAGGCCGAGGATGACGGCGCCGCGCCGCAAGCCTTCACCCCGGCCGCCGATGTCATTCCGATCCTGCAGGCCCAGGCTGGCTATCCCGTCACGGTCACGGTCGCGATGCCCGCGCAGACGCCGGCACCGGTGTCGACGGATGCCGAATTGCTGGCCGCGCAGGTGCAGATTCCCGCCGCGCCTGTCCCCCTAAAGCCTGTTGTGGCCGAGGCATCGGCACCTGCGGTGCCAGGTGAGGGGAAGGCGTCGAAATCCGTGCCGCAACCGACTGTGCCGATCTCCGCGTCGCCCGGTCACGACGGCGAAACGCCCGAAAGCGATGCGCCTGTCTTGCCTCAGCCGGTCAAGGCCGCGCTGAAGGCGGCCCTGGCGCGAGCGAAAGCGGGGCAGGCGGAAGCCGCAGAGGCGCCGGCCGGGATCGTCAAAGCGGGTCGGCCGGTGGCCGCGAAGGCTACCCCCAGCGCGTCGGCGTCAACCCCCGCGATCCAGACGCCGGCACCGTCAGTTCCGGTACAGGCCCAGCCCGTTTCCGCCGTCGCCGCGCCGATCGCCACCGATTCGACCGTGCAGCCTGCGCCGGTGCAGCGCGCCGCGGCGCCGCTGCCGCCGCCGGCCGATCAGGCGATCGAACGCGAGCTCGATCTCGCCCATGACAGCGAATGGCTGGATCGCCTGGCGCGCGACATCGTCCGCTCCGGCGCGAATGACGGCCCGATGCGCTTCAGGCTGCATCCGCAGACGCTGGGTCATCTGCGCATCGAGCTGACGCAAGGCGATAATGGCACGAATGTACGGCTCATCGCGGAAACCGAGGCGGCGCGCGCGATCATCGCGGATGCCCAGCCCCGGCTGTTGCTGGAGGCGCGCGCGCAGGGCGTGCGCATCGCCCATGCCGAGGTCGACCTTGCCGGCACCGGTCACCAGGCGTCCGGCGATCCGCGGCGTCAGGAGGACGGACGCCAACCCAATTTCATCCGTACCGCGCGCGGCGTGGGTCTCGATGCCGCTCCGGTGGCCGAGCCCGGCCGCGCCAGTTCAGACCGATACGCCTGA
- a CDS encoding flagellar basal body-associated FliL family protein, translated as MSDTPNEAAEAPVKKKGGKLKKIVVLLLLLIVIGGGGAAGGLYAMNGSIFGGGHASQEDPNEPKLVLREGVSESAATEARERARAPNGRPDPRIFKATYIPMEGAFTSNMRGGDSFVQIGLGVSTYYDQRVAERLATHDMAVRSAILLALSEQDPVAISTVAGKEALKEELRNAINNVLTNREGFGGIDDVYFTSFVTQ; from the coding sequence ATGAGCGATACCCCGAACGAAGCCGCCGAAGCGCCCGTCAAGAAGAAGGGCGGCAAGCTGAAGAAGATCGTCGTGCTCCTGTTGCTGCTGATCGTGATCGGCGGCGGCGGCGCGGCCGGCGGGCTCTATGCCATGAATGGCTCGATCTTCGGCGGCGGCCATGCCAGCCAGGAAGATCCGAACGAACCCAAGCTGGTACTGCGCGAGGGCGTCAGCGAGTCCGCGGCGACAGAAGCGCGTGAGCGTGCCCGCGCGCCCAATGGCCGTCCGGACCCCCGCATCTTCAAGGCCACCTATATTCCGATGGAAGGAGCGTTCACGTCGAACATGCGCGGCGGCGATTCCTTCGTGCAGATCGGTTTGGGCGTTTCCACCTATTACGACCAGCGCGTCGCCGAGCGTTTGGCGACTCACGACATGGCCGTTCGCTCGGCGATATTGCTGGCGCTGTCCGAACAGGACCCGGTCGCGATCTCCACTGTCGCCGGCAAGGAAGCGCTTAAGGAGGAGTTGCGAAACGCGATAAACAACGTGTTAACCAATCGGGAAGGTTTCGGCGGCATAGACGACGTGTACTTCACGAGTTTCGTCACGCAATGA
- the fliN gene encoding flagellar motor switch protein FliN has protein sequence MKEAQDIVEASPLDEALGRRNYGLLADIPVRLSVEVGSTALKLSELMDLAEGSVVELDRQSHELLDIMANGTLIAKGEVVTVNGRFGIRVVEVVALEALGPGDERRK, from the coding sequence GTGAAGGAAGCCCAGGATATCGTCGAGGCCAGCCCGCTGGACGAGGCGCTGGGGCGCCGCAATTACGGCCTGCTCGCGGACATCCCCGTCCGGCTCTCGGTCGAGGTCGGCAGCACCGCGCTCAAGCTTTCCGAGCTGATGGATCTCGCCGAAGGCAGCGTCGTCGAGCTGGACCGCCAGAGCCACGAACTGCTCGACATCATGGCCAACGGCACATTGATCGCCAAAGGCGAGGTGGTGACCGTCAACGGCCGCTTCGGCATCCGCGTGGTCGAGGTCGTCGCGCTAGAGGCGCTCGGCCCGGGCGACGAGCGTCGGAAATGA
- the fliG gene encoding flagellar motor switch protein FliG, whose amino-acid sequence MEAQTAAEPNGSEAAAILLMMLGDAEAAEILSHLEPHEVQHLGSAMFGVADVSENEVEQVFHTFMGRAKARTTIGFGAAPRIRAVMEHALGAERAENVLARITPPTRSRALDALRWMDAKTIAALIEYEHPQIAAVVLAHLEPPAAADVLQLLPAEQQPDIVYRIAKLEAVTAEAMAELEKILVREVARVSSSPATVRGGASEAAKIMNNLRPGSDQRIIRTLGKVDRQLAARIEDEMFIFENLNELDEKNLGILLRNVESEILVVALKGADEKLREKMLGCMSGRAADSIRDEMAERGPMRLAEVHEAQKEVLATARRLSDAGTIMLAGRGDDYV is encoded by the coding sequence ATGGAAGCGCAGACCGCCGCCGAGCCGAATGGCAGCGAGGCCGCCGCGATCCTGCTGATGATGCTGGGCGATGCCGAGGCGGCGGAAATCCTGAGCCATCTCGAACCGCACGAGGTCCAGCATCTGGGCAGTGCGATGTTCGGCGTCGCCGACGTGTCCGAGAACGAGGTCGAGCAGGTCTTCCACACCTTCATGGGCCGCGCCAAGGCGCGCACCACGATCGGCTTCGGCGCCGCGCCGCGCATCCGCGCGGTGATGGAGCATGCGCTGGGCGCCGAGCGCGCCGAGAACGTGCTCGCCCGCATCACCCCGCCGACCCGCAGCCGTGCGCTCGATGCGCTGCGCTGGATGGACGCCAAGACGATCGCGGCCCTTATCGAGTACGAGCATCCGCAGATCGCTGCGGTCGTGCTTGCCCATCTGGAGCCGCCGGCCGCCGCCGACGTGCTCCAGCTCCTGCCCGCCGAGCAGCAGCCCGACATCGTCTACCGCATCGCCAAGCTGGAGGCGGTGACCGCCGAGGCGATGGCGGAGCTCGAAAAGATCCTTGTGCGCGAAGTCGCACGCGTCTCCTCATCGCCCGCCACGGTGCGCGGTGGCGCCAGCGAGGCGGCGAAGATCATGAACAACCTGCGCCCCGGCTCGGACCAGCGCATCATCCGCACGCTCGGCAAGGTCGATCGGCAGCTCGCGGCGCGGATCGAGGATGAGATGTTCATCTTCGAGAATCTCAACGAGCTGGACGAGAAGAATCTCGGCATCCTGCTGCGCAACGTCGAAAGCGAGATCCTGGTCGTGGCGCTCAAGGGCGCGGACGAGAAGCTGCGCGAGAAGATGCTGGGCTGCATGTCCGGCCGCGCCGCCGATTCGATCCGCGACGAGATGGCCGAGCGCGGCCCGATGCGCCTCGCAGAGGTACACGAGGCGCAGAAGGAAGTGCTCGCCACCGCGCGGCGCCTGTCTGACGCTGGCACGATCATGCTCGCCGGCCGGGGCGACGATTATGTCTAG
- the fliA gene encoding RNA polymerase sigma factor FliA — protein MALIDPHEGVATYRRQARAGPDALVRGHMALVRKIAWHVHGRVASAIDVEDLVQIGMVALVEAANGFEDRGHAFATYATLRIRGAMIDHLRRHAAICRAAMGRRRELAAVRQQLEARLGRSADDADMAEEMGLDPATYRELVDASQAVHHESMDEVYSDHSMWFADLEERADEVIDRGRLKDAIAGAIGDLPERDAMVLQLYFVEEMNLEEIGQTLGVGAARICQIKKAALDKLRGALSDWT, from the coding sequence ATGGCGCTGATCGATCCGCATGAGGGCGTCGCCACCTATCGGCGACAGGCGAGGGCCGGACCCGACGCCTTGGTGCGCGGGCACATGGCGCTCGTCCGCAAGATCGCCTGGCATGTGCACGGCCGCGTCGCCTCCGCCATCGATGTCGAGGATCTCGTCCAGATCGGCATGGTCGCTTTGGTCGAGGCGGCGAACGGCTTCGAAGATCGCGGCCACGCTTTCGCGACCTATGCGACCTTGCGCATCCGCGGCGCGATGATCGATCATCTGCGCCGCCACGCCGCGATCTGCCGTGCCGCAATGGGCCGGCGTCGCGAGCTCGCGGCGGTCCGTCAGCAGCTCGAGGCCCGGCTGGGCCGCAGCGCTGACGATGCCGACATGGCAGAGGAAATGGGGCTCGATCCCGCCACCTATCGTGAGCTGGTCGACGCCAGTCAGGCCGTTCACCATGAATCCATGGACGAGGTCTATTCCGACCATTCGATGTGGTTCGCGGACCTTGAGGAACGGGCCGACGAGGTGATCGACCGCGGCCGCCTGAAAGACGCGATCGCCGGCGCGATCGGCGATCTCCCGGAACGCGATGCGATGGTATTGCAGCTTTACTTCGTCGAGGAGATGAACCTCGAGGAGATCGGCCAGACGCTCGGCGTCGGTGCCGCGCGCATCTGCCAGATCAAGAAAGCCGCACTCGACAAGCTGCGCGGCGCGCTTTCCGACTGGACCTGA
- a CDS encoding FliM/FliN family flagellar motor switch protein codes for MSGAGDSEAGGDAPPGSTRPFPFGGEAGRPMAVLPAVDRLNERMVRRVRDLIEGFSRVKSQVAVEPTVVRGFADWQAEQNEFASLSLYGFKPMKGAIMVRLEPEFIGRLVDAYYGGAGDAPTRRMREFTPTEENLAVRIADSLAAALGQVWSEVVPVQPQFRSRETHAGFAALAKPEEAVAVSQFTISSWPEQPATVEILYPVSGLRSLEHMLVAKPSDEAGFTGGDWRRRMNAAVGEVRIQARTVLARPELPLSELMQLRAGDVIPVSLPAHVPLIVEGRRFAIGTIGEHDGRAALKIEKVEQRRFVS; via the coding sequence ATGAGCGGAGCTGGCGACAGCGAGGCCGGCGGCGACGCGCCGCCGGGCTCGACCCGGCCGTTTCCGTTCGGCGGCGAGGCCGGTCGCCCGATGGCGGTCCTGCCGGCGGTCGATCGGCTGAACGAACGGATGGTCCGCCGCGTGCGCGACCTGATCGAGGGCTTTTCCCGGGTCAAATCCCAGGTCGCGGTCGAACCGACCGTGGTGCGCGGCTTCGCCGACTGGCAGGCCGAGCAGAACGAGTTCGCCAGCCTCAGCCTCTACGGCTTCAAGCCCATGAAGGGCGCGATCATGGTCCGGCTGGAGCCGGAATTCATCGGCCGGCTGGTCGATGCCTATTATGGCGGCGCCGGCGATGCGCCGACCCGCCGAATGCGCGAATTCACACCCACCGAGGAAAATCTTGCCGTCCGGATCGCCGACAGCCTGGCAGCGGCTCTGGGTCAAGTCTGGTCGGAAGTCGTGCCGGTCCAGCCGCAATTCCGTTCGCGCGAGACCCATGCCGGCTTCGCCGCGCTCGCCAAGCCCGAAGAGGCGGTGGCGGTTTCGCAATTCACCATCTCGTCCTGGCCGGAGCAGCCGGCGACGGTCGAGATTCTCTACCCCGTGTCGGGTCTGCGCTCGCTCGAGCATATGCTCGTCGCCAAGCCCTCCGACGAGGCCGGCTTCACCGGCGGCGACTGGCGCCGTCGGATGAACGCCGCCGTCGGCGAGGTCCGCATCCAGGCACGCACCGTGCTGGCGCGCCCCGAACTGCCGCTGTCGGAGCTGATGCAGCTGCGCGCCGGCGATGTCATTCCGGTCAGCCTGCCGGCGCATGTGCCGCTCATCGTCGAGGGCAGGCGCTTCGCGATCGGGACGATCGGCGAGCATGACGGGCGTGCCGCGCTCAAAATCGAAAAGGTCGAACAGAGGAGGTTCGTGTCGTGA
- the fliE gene encoding flagellar hook-basal body complex protein FliE encodes MALRSAILEQNSALQRAAGMGGAGGASEAGGAPAAGGFGDALRSAVSRVNEMQAQSSAITEAYERGETTDIAAVMLARQQASIGFEATLQVRNRLLTAYKDIMSMPV; translated from the coding sequence ATGGCGCTGCGATCCGCCATCCTCGAACAGAACAGCGCGCTGCAGCGCGCCGCCGGGATGGGCGGCGCCGGCGGCGCCAGCGAGGCGGGCGGTGCGCCGGCCGCCGGCGGTTTCGGCGACGCGCTGCGCAGCGCCGTCTCCCGCGTCAATGAAATGCAGGCGCAGTCCTCGGCGATCACCGAGGCCTACGAGCGTGGCGAAACCACGGACATCGCCGCCGTCATGCTGGCCCGCCAGCAGGCGTCGATCGGATTTGAGGCGACCCTCCAAGTCAGGAACCGACTCCTGACCGCCTACAAGGACATCATGAGCATGCCGGTGTAA
- a CDS encoding flagellin FliC: protein MTVINTNTAALRAQNGSRVANQALQVAMERLSSGKRINTSKDDAAGLAIASSMTSQIRGMSQAIRNANDGISMAQTAEGALSEVTNMVQRIRELAVQSASGTYSDDDRANLQVEVDALLTQIDDIITNAKFNGVELFGSGADTITVQVGANAGETVDIEFEALDLGIDAIDISDAADASTALETLDDALTTVAELRAKLGAGQSRLESVVNNLTNNVTNLTDARSRIEDADFSAETTNLAKAQILSQAATAMLAQANQSQQNVLSLLR, encoded by the coding sequence ATGACCGTTATCAACACCAACACTGCCGCCCTGCGCGCGCAGAATGGCAGCCGGGTCGCGAATCAGGCCCTGCAGGTCGCGATGGAGCGTCTCTCCAGCGGCAAGCGCATCAACACCTCGAAGGACGACGCCGCCGGCCTCGCGATCGCGAGCTCGATGACGTCGCAGATTCGCGGCATGAGCCAGGCCATCCGCAATGCCAATGACGGCATTTCGATGGCGCAGACCGCCGAAGGCGCTCTGTCCGAAGTCACCAACATGGTGCAGCGCATCCGCGAACTGGCCGTCCAGAGCGCCAGCGGCACCTATTCCGACGACGACCGGGCCAATCTCCAGGTCGAAGTCGACGCGCTGCTCACGCAGATCGACGACATCATCACCAACGCCAAGTTCAACGGCGTCGAGCTGTTCGGCTCGGGTGCGGACACGATCACGGTCCAAGTCGGCGCCAATGCCGGCGAGACCGTCGATATCGAGTTCGAGGCGCTGGATCTCGGCATCGATGCCATCGACATCAGCGATGCGGCCGACGCCTCCACCGCGCTGGAGACGCTGGACGACGCGCTGACCACGGTTGCCGAACTGCGCGCCAAGCTGGGCGCCGGCCAGAGCCGCCTGGAGTCGGTGGTCAACAACCTGACCAACAACGTCACCAACCTGACCGACGCGCGGTCGCGGATCGAGGACGCCGATTTCTCGGCCGAGACGACCAACCTCGCCAAGGCGCAGATCCTGAGCCAGGCGGCGACCGCCATGCTGGCCCAGGCGAACCAGAGCCAGCAGAATGTGCTGAGCCTGCTTCGCTAA
- a CDS encoding FliI/YscN family ATPase produces the protein MSALMAEARNLLARIDTGEDGPRRVGRLAAYDGLMLEATGFKRPVGSGARIVAADNHVARAEVVGFRGDRTLLMALDGDAAHANGARVEPDASSSMVEVGPSLLGRIVDGLGQPLDGLGPIAATDKWPLAGRRGNPLDRARVTAPFDTGVRAVNALLTAGVGQRIAIVAGSGVGKSVLMGQMIAGADADVIVVGLIGERSREVSDFLATKLPPQVRRKAVVVAVPADHAPLLRLRAAMRATAIAEDFRARGLKVLLLLDSLTRVAHAQREIGLSLGEPPTVKGYPPSALGLIPKLVERAGADAQTGGSITALYTVLADGDDTNDPIVDAARAIVDGHIILSRSLAEQGVYPAIDVGRSLSRVMADIAAPDHAAAAKALRRLWSAYEENRDLILMGAYAAGGDPLIDEAILRRPEILDFLRQAPGERAPFADSVAALTGLMTS, from the coding sequence ATGAGCGCGCTGATGGCCGAGGCGCGCAACCTGCTGGCGCGGATCGATACCGGCGAGGACGGGCCCCGCCGCGTGGGCCGGCTCGCCGCCTATGACGGGCTGATGCTGGAGGCGACCGGCTTCAAGCGGCCGGTCGGCTCCGGTGCGCGCATCGTCGCGGCCGACAATCATGTCGCGCGTGCGGAAGTGGTCGGCTTTCGCGGCGATCGCACCTTGCTGATGGCGCTGGACGGCGATGCGGCCCATGCCAATGGGGCGCGGGTCGAGCCGGACGCGAGCTCCTCGATGGTCGAGGTCGGCCCCTCGCTGCTCGGCCGCATCGTCGATGGTCTCGGTCAACCGCTGGACGGCCTGGGGCCGATCGCGGCCACCGACAAATGGCCGCTCGCCGGCCGGCGGGGCAATCCGCTCGATCGCGCCCGCGTCACTGCACCCTTCGACACGGGCGTGCGCGCGGTCAATGCCTTGCTCACCGCGGGCGTCGGCCAGCGCATCGCGATCGTCGCCGGCTCCGGCGTCGGCAAGTCGGTGCTGATGGGCCAGATGATCGCCGGTGCCGATGCCGACGTGATTGTCGTCGGCCTGATCGGCGAGCGTTCGCGCGAGGTCAGCGACTTCCTCGCCACCAAATTGCCGCCGCAGGTGCGCCGCAAGGCGGTGGTCGTCGCGGTGCCGGCCGATCATGCGCCGCTGCTGCGGCTGCGCGCCGCGATGCGGGCGACCGCGATCGCCGAGGACTTCCGCGCGCGCGGGCTCAAGGTGCTGCTCCTGCTCGACAGCCTGACCCGCGTCGCCCATGCCCAGCGCGAGATCGGCCTGTCGCTGGGCGAGCCGCCGACCGTGAAAGGTTATCCGCCCTCCGCGCTCGGCCTCATCCCCAAGCTGGTCGAGCGGGCCGGCGCCGACGCGCAGACCGGCGGTTCGATCACCGCGCTCTACACCGTGCTCGCCGACGGCGACGACACCAACGATCCGATCGTCGATGCCGCGCGCGCGATCGTTGACGGGCATATCATCCTCTCGCGCTCGCTCGCCGAGCAGGGCGTCTATCCGGCGATCGACGTCGGCCGTTCACTGAGCCGCGTCATGGCCGATATCGCCGCGCCCGATCATGCGGCGGCGGCCAAGGCGCTGCGCCGCTTGTGGTCGGCTTATGAGGAGAATCGCGATCTCATCCTCATGGGGGCCTATGCGGCGGGCGGCGATCCTTTGATCGACGAGGCGATCCTGCGTCGTCCCGAAATCCTCGATTTCCTGCGCCAGGCGCCGGGCGAACGCGCGCCCTTCGCCGATTCCGTCGCGGCGCTGACCGGGCTGATGACGTCATGA
- the fliF gene encoding flagellar M-ring protein FliF produces the protein MSDTTANDLALSPARPLASAAPAAPNPLNGVVQNARNLMAQPAVAKSLPLLGFLALVALAAIVWMTVSAAPSRTLFAGLADEEKAAAVEALNSAGVASSIDRSTGSITVSEDDYHRARMLLASRGLPRGGQDGSEVITGMPLGASRAVESERIRAARELDLARTIEGIDAVQTARVHLAVESPSVFVRNRAEPAASVMLSLYPGGSLGDSQVQAIVHLVASSVPGLSPDGVSVVDQNGRLLSRSGGEGAAAERQIAVQNAVEDRYRRAITTLLTPIVGSDNFTTEVHAEMDFSEVQSTREGFPADARALRSEEGQLSTDTSGGGGAPGGIPGALSNEPPPASEVAAAPGGTIVPQPAEGDAGAAAVANGRRTENYNRSFAVGREVSVTRQQTGVVKRLTVAVALRNPEGARPRSQQELQSLEQLVKGAVGFDQQRGDVVALSARNFAAAAEAQTGWMDTAESVWSSPLTRNVTALIVALIVVFGIGRPMMKKTTAALAARAETKRTERSQVGGEIATALADRARADHDMKVSLEMIEASRDYETRAALIRTFVRQDPARAALVVRDLIRADGGKEA, from the coding sequence ATGAGCGACACGACCGCAAACGATCTGGCCCTGAGCCCCGCCCGTCCGCTGGCGAGCGCCGCCCCCGCGGCGCCCAACCCGCTGAACGGCGTCGTTCAGAATGCCCGCAACCTGATGGCGCAGCCGGCAGTCGCGAAAAGCCTGCCGCTGCTGGGTTTCCTGGCGCTCGTCGCGCTTGCCGCGATCGTCTGGATGACGGTCAGCGCCGCGCCCAGCCGCACGCTCTTCGCCGGCCTGGCCGACGAGGAGAAGGCCGCCGCCGTCGAAGCGCTCAACAGTGCCGGCGTCGCCAGTTCGATCGACCGGTCGACCGGGTCGATCACGGTTTCGGAGGACGATTATCACCGCGCGCGGATGCTGCTCGCGTCGCGTGGGCTGCCGCGCGGCGGCCAGGATGGCAGCGAGGTCATCACCGGCATGCCGCTCGGCGCCAGCCGCGCGGTCGAATCGGAGCGCATCCGCGCGGCGCGCGAGCTGGATCTCGCGCGCACGATCGAAGGCATCGACGCCGTCCAGACGGCGCGCGTCCATCTCGCGGTGGAATCGCCGAGCGTCTTCGTCCGCAACCGGGCGGAGCCGGCCGCGTCGGTGATGCTCTCGCTTTATCCCGGCGGTTCGCTGGGCGATTCCCAGGTGCAGGCGATCGTTCATCTCGTCGCCTCCTCGGTACCTGGCCTCTCGCCGGACGGCGTTTCGGTGGTGGACCAGAATGGCCGCCTGCTGTCGCGTTCCGGCGGCGAGGGCGCCGCCGCCGAGCGCCAGATCGCGGTACAGAACGCTGTCGAAGACCGCTACCGCCGTGCGATCACGACCTTGCTGACGCCGATCGTGGGCAGCGACAATTTCACCACCGAGGTCCATGCGGAAATGGACTTCTCGGAAGTCCAGTCGACCCGCGAAGGCTTCCCGGCCGACGCCCGCGCGCTGCGCAGCGAGGAAGGCCAGCTGTCCACCGACACCAGCGGCGGCGGCGGCGCTCCGGGGGGCATTCCGGGTGCGCTTTCCAACGAGCCGCCGCCGGCCTCCGAGGTCGCGGCCGCGCCGGGCGGCACGATCGTGCCGCAGCCTGCCGAGGGCGATGCGGGCGCGGCCGCCGTCGCCAATGGTCGCCGGACCGAGAATTACAATCGCAGCTTCGCGGTCGGCCGCGAGGTGTCCGTGACGCGCCAGCAGACCGGCGTCGTCAAGCGCCTCACCGTCGCGGTCGCCCTGCGCAACCCCGAAGGTGCGCGTCCCCGCAGCCAGCAGGAGCTCCAGTCGCTCGAGCAGCTCGTCAAGGGGGCAGTCGGTTTCGACCAGCAGCGCGGCGATGTCGTGGCGCTGTCCGCCCGGAATTTCGCCGCGGCTGCGGAGGCGCAGACGGGCTGGATGGACACCGCCGAGAGCGTCTGGTCCTCGCCGCTCACCCGCAACGTCACCGCGCTCATCGTCGCGCTCATCGTGGTGTTCGGCATCGGCCGGCCGATGATGAAGAAGACGACCGCCGCCTTGGCGGCGCGCGCCGAGACCAAGCGTACGGAACGCAGCCAGGTCGGCGGCGAGATCGCGACCGCGCTGGCCGACCGCGCCCGCGCCGATCACGACATGAAGGTGTCGCTGGAAATGATCGAGGCCTCGCGCGACTACGAGACCCGTGCCGCCTTGATCCGCACCTTCGTCCGCCAGGATCCCGCCCGCGCCGCCCTGGTGGTGCGCGACCTGATCCGCGCCGATGGCGGCAAGGAGGCCTGA